Sequence from the Fulvivirga ligni genome:
AATAAAAAGAATAAGGCAGCATTCTTAAACGATATATTATCATACCCAACCCATAGAGGAACCATAGGCTCATTGCTGAAGGATAGAAATATAAGTCTAAGACTTGAACCCGGCCGTTCCCTACTGGATCAGTGTGGCATTACTATATCCAAAGTAGTATTTAGAAAATATGATAGCCAAAATAATTTACTCATAGGATTAGACATGAATAAAACCCAGCTCTACAGCTCCAGCGCTGACTTCTTACTAGATCCAATTGTTATAAATCAGCACAGCACTGAGTATAATGAGCCCACCTCTGGCTATTTTGTCGGTGCATACTGTTTAGAGCAAGATGTCATTCTCAAAAGGAAGATAAATCTAGAAAAAGTACCTGAAATCGGAGATATAGTTTGCTTCGTAAATACCGCGGGTTACATGATGCACTTTTATGAAACAGAAGCACACCTATTTCAATTAGCGACCAATCTATCTTTACTTAATACTGGTGAACTAAAAGAAGATTAGAAGGAGGACTTACTATTACCTGAAATCTGGTATAGAGGTTATAATAGCATTAATTTAATATTAAGCATAGTTCATATTTTTTAACTTAAATAATTGATGATGTCTTAATAGAAATTTATCTAATTTTAGTCTTATTGTAACGGTGAAGCTGGGTAATAACAAGTGAAGAAAAGCATCTTTAGGAAAATAATACCGAAAGATTTAACGGACTTAATAAGTTTGCTATCTGCAAGCATGGCTGCTTTGGTAGCTGGCTTATATTACATCACTGATAGGCCTGCTTCTTTTCAGATACTCCTTTTCTCTTTTATCCTCATAGTTCCATTTGCCCTTAATAGGTCAAATAGAATTAATGAAGCTAAATTAACCATAAGCGTACTCATACCACTCTGCGTAGCGGTGTTATCCATTTATAATAAAGCTCTTGGCGCTGCAAATCATGAAACATTAAATCCAGTCAATTTTTTCGATATTCGACTAGTAATTATTGTCAGCGTTTTAGTTCCAATGATTACTATTCCTCTCAGCAGAAAGGACCTACTCATACCAGCGGCACTTCCCTCCTTCCTCATCATCATTCTCTTCGATCCTTTACACAACCTCTTCGGAGCAGGCTATGAGAACACTCATCTAGCTACTTCAGAGTATTACTTTGCTGCAAATCTTTTTTCAATAGTAATTTATGCTTTTATAATCAGCGCATTTATATTTCAGAAAATGAAAAATGAGCGTAGTGAGAAGTCCCAATTTATTGAAGCTAACAATTTAAGAAGATACCTGCAGGACCTGACGCAGATTAGCCAGTCGAAATCCTTTCTTCAAGGCAACCTTGCTGATGGTTATAAGGAAATCATACAGACCATCCAACAATCTATGCAAGTGAGCATGGTAAGCATCTGGGAATTTAATGAAACCAATGATGCTATCTCTTGTGCTAACCTTTGTAAAGAAGGTCAAATACACTCTAATCAACTAAGCCTGAACAAACAAGATTTCCCAGAATACTTTAAGGCTATTAAGTTTGATAAAATAATAATCGCTGACAATGCCGCCACACATCATGCTACCTCCTGCTTTAGAGACAATTATTTAAAAGACAATAACATCAAGTCCATGATGGATGTAGGTTTTGTTAAAGAAGGTGAGATTTGTGGTGTAATATGCTGCGAAGTTCAGGACAAATTCAGAACCTGGAGTCTTGCAGATTCCATTTACTTGAAGGCCATGTCAGACATGCTTTCTTATCTTCAGGCCAATAAGAAACAGATCAGCAGAAATGAAGAGCTAGAAAGAAGAGTTGAAGAGCGAACATCAGAACTGCAGGAGAAGAACCAACAGTTACAGGAATATGCTTATATTAACTCCCACATCCTGAGAGCCCCTGTATCTCGTATATGTGGACTATATAATATCCTTGAAAACGATCACAAAAACCACCTCGACACAGAGATATTAGAGCATTTTAAAATTTCCGTTACAGAATTAGATTTTATCACCAAGACAATCACCGAGGCTATTGTAGATCTCAGCACCTTCAATCGGCATAGATTTCAATAACTTTGCACTCATTAAAAGTGTCAAAAATACAGTCAAAATCTGACTAAAATATTGCGTCTTTTGAACGGTTTTAAGCACATTTATTATTACCTTTAATTATCCCTGCCAACTTGAATTAACCTTCTCAAAATTAATGTAAGAAATTTATTAAAGAATGGTTACCATAACATAGAATTTTGAATGTATACTTGTATGATTTTTATATCATTGTGGTATAAAGAACATTATTCAACTAAACCTAGCTATTTTCAAAGGCATTAGCCATGTAATATTTTATGTTAAATGTTTTCATTAACAATTATAAAATTGTTAATTTTTAAAACTATTAACTAAAATATTGTTTTAAAAATAGACTGGTTTCATAGATTGAATTAACTTTAAAGGGTCAATTAAATTAAACCTTATTTCACGATAACGGTTTATTAGTTTCCCTACTGAATTTTTAAAACTAGTTGGCTATATGAAAAAAAAGAAAATACTCTTAATCGACGACGACGAGGCAATGAGATGGCTGATAAAAAAAATGCTTGAAAAGCATTTTGAAGTGGATGCTTTCAGTCATGTAGCTAATGCGATGAAACACATGGGCCTTTACGGGCGCCCAGATGTAATTATCACAGATATTCACCTGCCTATAATAGATGGAAAAGACTTTCTATCTAATCTAAAAACAAACGGACTTTACGCGGATATTCCAATCATTGTAATTTCTTCAAGACAAGATGAAGAAACGAAGAACCAATGTCTGGAAGCAGGAGCAGCTGAATACCTGATCAAACCATTTGATCCTGAAAAATTATTGGAGATAATTATTAACTTATCTGATTACAGTAGTAAGTCTAAAATTAATATATGAAAGACGAATACTTAACTAAATTAGAAATGACATCTGCGCAGGACCAGGCTACGGAACCAGAAGCAAACAAAGCTTATTTATTATTCATTGGTGCTTGTGACAATCTTTGCCTTGATTTGCGTTTAGAAGGTTATACAGTAAAAAACCTTGAATGTCCATTCGACGCTTACAACTGGATAAAATCAGTTGATGCTAAAGAATTACCTGATGTAATTATCGTCAATTCAGATATTTACATAGATTCGTTACAGCCTTATCAAGATATCAAAAACGGCATTTTGAAGGATGTGCCAATGATCTTCCTTGCCGATGAATTTAATGAGGAGGAAAGAGACCTAGCTATAAAGATTGGTGCCGAAGATTATTATACAGATAGTATAAGTGCCAGAGATCTTAGCCAAAGGATAGATTTCCTGGCGAGATTGAAAGAGCTATCTCAAAATCATGGTCATGTAGTGGAAGTTGGCGTAAAACCAGACTCCTCTTTATACAATTCAAACTCGTTTAAAATATGGACGATGAAGCGCGCATTTGATGTGCTTGTTTCAAGTACCATATTATTATTTATTAGCCCTATACTTTTACTTATAGCTATAGCAGTTAAGTTGGATTCCAAAGGTCCAATTTTCTATATATCGAAAAGAGCAGGTAAGGGATATCAGATATTCGATTTCTATAAGTTCAGAAGCATGCGTCAAGATGCGGATAAAGAAGTGCAGAGCATGCAGCACTTGAATCAATATAATATTGAAGAGAACGCTGTTTTCTTTAAAGTGAAAGATGACCCTCGAATAACCAAGTTAGGAAACTTCCTAAGAACTACTAGTTTAGATGAATTACCTCAGTTGTTTAACGTACTAAAGGGCGACATGTCTCTTGTAGGTAACCGTCCACTGCCTTTGTATGAAGCTGAAAAACTAACTCAGGATCAATGGGCGCTAAGATTCTTAGCTCCTGCTGGTATAACTGGTTTGTGGCAAATTACAAAAAGAGGAAAAGATGATATGTCTGTTGAAGAAAGAGTAGCTCTTGATATAGAGTATGCAGAGACTAACTCATTCTGGACAGATATGAAAATCTTATTTAGCACATTCCCAGCTGTAATTCAAAAGAACAAAGTTTAGCCTTGCGCGTTGATAACTAGATTATTATAAATAGTAGCCCAAAAGACTAGACACAGACCATAGTTATAAAGCAATAAATGAATTTAATAAGACTTGTGACGGATCCATCCTCACTCAGCTTTATTTAATAATAATAAGAGGTAAAGTAGAAATTACTTTACCTCTTATTATGTTGTTTTCATTGGTATGTGTACACTTCTGAGCCTATAACATTACTATAGAAATCATTGAAGAAATGTCATCACAAGAAAATAACAATATATTAGTTTCAATTATTACTGTCGACTATAACGGTCATGAAATGACCTTTGAGTTTTTAAAGTCTATTAATCAGTATCTCTCCGATCCTGAAAAAATTGAGATTATTATTGTTGACAATGGCTCTAAAAAAGACTACTCAAAAGAATTTAAAGAATTAAATTCCACTGTAAAGGTCATAAGAAGTGAAGAGAATCTCGGCTTCTCAGGTGGCAACAATTTAGGTATTAAAGAGGCCAAAGGTGAATTTCTTTTCTTTGTAAATAATGACACAGAGTTCACAGAAGGTCTTGTTGATACCCTTATAGATACCCTGAGGAAACATCCTGACGTAGGAGCTGTAAGTCCGAAGATCAAATTTTATGACACTCCCGAAATTTTGCAGTATGCCGGATTTGCGCCGTTCAATTTCTACACTGGTAGAACTAGAGCCATTGGGAGTTTAGAAAAAGACAATAACCACATACCATCAGGATACACTAATAGCCTTCATGGTGCAGCAATGATGGTTAAAAGAGAAGTTATTGATAATGTGGGTTTTATGCCTGAAATGTTTTTCTTATATTACGAAGAGTGGGACTGGTGCCATCAGATTAAAACTCATGGCTACAAATTATATTATGAGGCGGGTGCTAGCATTTTTCATAAAGAAAGTATGTCTACAGGTAAGAATAGTCCACTAAAAACTTATTATATTACGAGAAATAGAATTTTATTTGTAAGAAGAAACGCCACATTTTGGCAAAAATGGTTTTTTACTGTCTATCTTATTTCAGTAGCTATACCAAAAAATACATTAGAATTTATCCTGGACAAGAACATATCGAACCTGAAATCCTTTTATAAAGGAGTGTTTTGGAATCTGAACAATCGAAAACTAGTCAGTTAACCAAAAATTCACTTATTAATGAAAGAAAACATGGAATTAACCGCAAAACCCGAAAGTTTGGATTATGAAGAAGGTTATCATACCAAACGTCATGGCAACCACAGTAAAATCGATTATTATGAAGCCAGAGCAAAAATAGCTCTGAAGAAATTCTTTTCCACAGTTGACACCAAAGACTCCAAAATACTGGACTACGGTTGTGGACTAGGACAAAACATCTACTACCTTGAAAATGCCAAAGGTTATGACATTTCTGAGTATGGTCTTGATTTTTGTAGACAAAAGGGATTAGATGTAACTAACAACCTTGAAGACTTGAAAGATGAAAGCTTTGATGTTGTTTTTTCTTCTCACGTGCTGGAACACCACCCCTACCCTAAGCAAATGATTGAGGAAATGAAAAGTAAGCTAAAGCCCGGATCAAAGCTTATTTTGGTAATTCCATTTGAAAAGCATGGTAAAGGAACTTACAAACTAGATCTGAACCAGCATCTTTATATGTGGAATTTCCAAAACATCAACAATCTACTTATCTCATGTGGCTTTCAAA
This genomic interval carries:
- a CDS encoding GAF domain-containing protein, coding for MKKSIFRKIIPKDLTDLISLLSASMAALVAGLYYITDRPASFQILLFSFILIVPFALNRSNRINEAKLTISVLIPLCVAVLSIYNKALGAANHETLNPVNFFDIRLVIIVSVLVPMITIPLSRKDLLIPAALPSFLIIILFDPLHNLFGAGYENTHLATSEYYFAANLFSIVIYAFIISAFIFQKMKNERSEKSQFIEANNLRRYLQDLTQISQSKSFLQGNLADGYKEIIQTIQQSMQVSMVSIWEFNETNDAISCANLCKEGQIHSNQLSLNKQDFPEYFKAIKFDKIIIADNAATHHATSCFRDNYLKDNNIKSMMDVGFVKEGEICGVICCEVQDKFRTWSLADSIYLKAMSDMLSYLQANKKQISRNEELERRVEERTSELQEKNQQLQEYAYINSHILRAPVSRICGLYNILENDHKNHLDTEILEHFKISVTELDFITKTITEAIVDLSTFNRHRFQ
- a CDS encoding response regulator, which produces MKKKKILLIDDDEAMRWLIKKMLEKHFEVDAFSHVANAMKHMGLYGRPDVIITDIHLPIIDGKDFLSNLKTNGLYADIPIIVISSRQDEETKNQCLEAGAAEYLIKPFDPEKLLEIIINLSDYSSKSKINI
- a CDS encoding sugar transferase encodes the protein MKDEYLTKLEMTSAQDQATEPEANKAYLLFIGACDNLCLDLRLEGYTVKNLECPFDAYNWIKSVDAKELPDVIIVNSDIYIDSLQPYQDIKNGILKDVPMIFLADEFNEEERDLAIKIGAEDYYTDSISARDLSQRIDFLARLKELSQNHGHVVEVGVKPDSSLYNSNSFKIWTMKRAFDVLVSSTILLFISPILLLIAIAVKLDSKGPIFYISKRAGKGYQIFDFYKFRSMRQDADKEVQSMQHLNQYNIEENAVFFKVKDDPRITKLGNFLRTTSLDELPQLFNVLKGDMSLVGNRPLPLYEAEKLTQDQWALRFLAPAGITGLWQITKRGKDDMSVEERVALDIEYAETNSFWTDMKILFSTFPAVIQKNKV
- a CDS encoding glycosyltransferase family 2 protein; translation: MSSQENNNILVSIITVDYNGHEMTFEFLKSINQYLSDPEKIEIIIVDNGSKKDYSKEFKELNSTVKVIRSEENLGFSGGNNLGIKEAKGEFLFFVNNDTEFTEGLVDTLIDTLRKHPDVGAVSPKIKFYDTPEILQYAGFAPFNFYTGRTRAIGSLEKDNNHIPSGYTNSLHGAAMMVKREVIDNVGFMPEMFFLYYEEWDWCHQIKTHGYKLYYEAGASIFHKESMSTGKNSPLKTYYITRNRILFVRRNATFWQKWFFTVYLISVAIPKNTLEFILDKNISNLKSFYKGVFWNLNNRKLVS
- a CDS encoding class I SAM-dependent methyltransferase; amino-acid sequence: MKENMELTAKPESLDYEEGYHTKRHGNHSKIDYYEARAKIALKKFFSTVDTKDSKILDYGCGLGQNIYYLENAKGYDISEYGLDFCRQKGLDVTNNLEDLKDESFDVVFSSHVLEHHPYPKQMIEEMKSKLKPGSKLILVIPFEKHGKGTYKLDLNQHLYMWNFQNINNLLISCGFQINKNKYLRGAAYNKLLFLNKISFGLYSSMTNIVSRLFGIKEMMVIATKH